AAGTGTATTAACATTTTAGAAATGTAAATTGGTTTTCATTTCCATTTTAGCACTTGATATTAGCCTATATTGTTTCATAATCCTAATCCTACATTCCTCCTGTTTTATAATAGGAGttatatttgtttgtgtgtgtaaataaattaaatgaggatatttttatttatttattttacctttatttaactaggcaagtcagttaagaactaattcttattttcaatgacggcctaggaacagtgggttaactgcctgttcaggggcagaacgacagatttgtaccttgtcagctcgggggtttgaacttgcaacctttcggttttctagtccaacgctctaaccactaggattcCCAAATTGTTTTAAATCTTTATTGAGTTATTATTTGTCTATACATTCCTGCGTAATAATTTCAATATTATTATCTAGGCCTTCTACGTTATTCAGGACGTGTATTTCATTTAGCTGTATCCTCAATGTTGTCTGAGGGATATCGATAGGATTGTCCTTGCAGGTGTAGGCTACAGCATCAAAAAGGCTCACTGTGGGTCGAAATGATCTTACTCTCCACGAGAGAATAAAGAAATTATTTACACAGAAACGCATGTAGAAATCTCGACCCAGTGTCTTTGTCTTCTTCTAGTAGGCCTAAATCCATAAAGTTAATGAATGTCATGTTTTTGAGGCCTGGCTACGCCATTGTGTCAGTGCATGCCCCCACAAAGTGCATTGCTAGAGAGCCATGGCTGGAAGCAGAACATGTAGGGGTAGTATCCATATTGGTAGGCCGGGTAGAGAGGCATAGCTGGCGGACTGGACAGGTCATCCTCACCGTACTGTCTTTGATCGTCTCGAACCAGGACCTTCACCGCCACTTTCTTAGCTAGTGTGGCTGGTGTAGAGTAGTTACGGGAGGCTAGTTCGGCCGCCATCTGCCGCCGTTTGGTCTTATATCTCCGGTTCTGGAACCAGATTTTCACCTGGGTTTCCGTGAGCTTCAGGGCGCCCGCCAGGCCCGCCCGTTCAGGACCAGACAGGTAGCGCTGCACGTTAAACCGGCGCTCTAGCTCGTAGATCTGCGCGTGGGAGAAGGCCGCACGGGAGCGCTTCTTGTTACCAGATATGGGTTGGCCTACGGTGCTGTAActactttccctctcctcctcctcctcctcctcttcctccctctgtttgTCTTGATCCAGACTGGGTAGTTGtttgttgtttatgtctgtattGGAGGAAAAATGCCTTGTTGTTATTTGGCAAACAGGCGACCTCTTTATGCTTCAAATACCAACAACGTATGCTAGTCAATGTCGCTCCAACACAGCGTGTTTCCACATTACGTATTTCTGGTAAACATGTCCACAATTACTTACACTGATGTTTATTACTCAATAAATTACAAGTTCAAAGCCAGTAAGTAGGGTTATAATTTTACTCGTAATCATGTGATTATTAAGCATGAGTCCTATTATATACAGCCTATTGCGTCGGTGGTTTTAAAATACAAATCGAAAGCCATATCAAATGTAGGCCTGGAAATAACCAAACAGAACGGACATTTTTCACTATATATGGAATTTAGTTTGTTCAAAGCTGAATTGATTTTGTTCACTGTCGGCCAATATAGACAGTTTGCTCACTGTATATGACTATGGTTTAGTGAGACAAAGCGTTatagtctacagtagcctatTGATCAGCATAATCGCATTCCATCAACAAACCTATGTCATGATTGCATTTAGATTCCTGGTCGATATCAATAATCTTATAAACAGACTGAGACGGTGACGTACCTTTTCTGCATGACATGTATTCCGTCTCTTCTCCAGTGGACTCTTCACTACCGGCCTCAGACGTGGGGTTCCTGATGTCGCCCAAACCGGGAGAAGAACGAATATTTCCTTGGCGGATGTGTATCATCTCCATCTCATCCCGTTTGTGCTCCTCACTGCAGTCCGACGTGGATGAACCGGGGCCCCTCGAGGTCCCATCTCTGCTCTCGGTTGGCTGATCCTGGTTGATGGTGGCCAGTTTTAACGCGCATAGATCTGTCAGATCCCGTGAAATTTGAATGTTGTCTCGTGTGTCACGTCCCCGGGTGAGGATGTCGTTGATGGAGAAAGATGGGCGGCCCAGCGCCATGATGACATTTACGCAAAACCAACTTTTATCACAACGCAAGTTTTATTAGGATATTCTCTCAACCCACTCTCGAAAGTAGTGCGGCCCGCAGATACAGAACCCCTCAACAATGAAAACTCTCCAGGTATTGATTGGGTTGTCCCCTCTGCTCTTTTCTCTCGATCTTCTCCTGATGTAATTTAATTGCGGTGAAACAGCCTCTGGTCTAATCAACAGCGGATGTGTCAGTATATGTCATGTCTGCTTTACAACTCTCACTACTGCCAGTGAAGCCTGCGCTGATTGGCTGTGTGAGCTGATTATCCCCGCCCTGGACCGCCTTGCCGGGTAAAGTCTATCCCTCAAGCGCTTGACTTTAATTGATGACGGAGAGATAAACTGGCTACTTGGGCGTCATTTGGAGACCAGGAGCAAAAGCCTGTAGTGATTGTATAAGTGTTATGGACTATGATGGATGGAGGTAGCACAAATTCAgcctttttttaaacttttgtttGAGTTTGACACTGTTGTTAGGAATGAGGAAAACTTAGTGACCCTCAGGCAGTTAGGGGAACGGTCTGTTGTTATGTGAGGGGATTTTGTTGGGGGCAATATGTGAAGTGCTATTGCAAGATCTAAGAACATTGTATTTGTGTACTGTATGGCTCTTATCTGGTTTTAATGTGTTTTGAAGGATCAATAACTATTGATGTGGAGACTCTCGTACGCTATAGCCTCACCGCCTCTGGCCTCTTAGGCTATCCATACTCACTATAGGAATTCCATGGGCCTACGCATTTCAAGATTAGTCTACATTAATTTGTTTGGTAAAGAGGGTGACATGAAAACAGTATTTTATTTATCTTATTTTAGTCCACAAATGTGTGCTGGGAGCCTCTGTCCATTTAGTTGTAAGTAATAACAAAAAGATACGTTCATAGAAGGTTCCTTGTGCATTTTTATCATGGTTTTATAGTTTTTTTCTGACACTAATTTAAATGTGTACTGTCTTTATCACCTATCTTGTGCTTTTGCATTGATGTGGATTTGAAGCTAAAATGGTGCTTAAAATGTTCCTACAGTCCTACAGCTACACAGTACATGTCCCACGTATCAAATGCTTCAAAACTTTCAGCGACATGACTGCTCAATCAAAGTAACATTATAAGTTTACTTGTGTGGCCTTCATAACGGATCAAATGTCAGGTGAATATAATACGCCTATATACATCAATGTTGGGTACAATGCGTGAAGCGGTTATTACCGTCGTGGTTTTCTCTTTTCTTAGGCCTTAGTCGTTTGTGTGTGAGAGGACATGAGATGTGGAACTGTAATAAGAATTCACTATTGTCTGCACATGGTTTTCAGAAGTTGTAACAACAACAGATCTTAGTTGGTTCAGTGGAGAAAAGGATGAAGAAACCAATGTACACTTCAATTACGCATtagcttttttttaaatgtgaaagTGAAATAATTGTAAGCGACTGCTGTTCGTTTAGAAACTATACAATTTCAACAACAGAAAGAACTTGGCCACCCATCTTATAGCAGCTCTTCTGGTAACCATGGCGAAGAGGCTGATGCATTTGGAAACGGGAAGACGAAGGGGATCATTACGCGTAAATGTAAAACATTCTTGAAGTAATCCGCTCACTTTCATTTGAATAATAATTGTTAAAAACACCTGTAGCTAACACCTGTAGTCTTAACTAGCTGTTCATGTTAGTTAGTTCATGAGTAAGTAGCGTCACCCTGTGGTAGTAATGATTACCACACTCAGCATAATTGCTCAGCTATTGGGTTTGGGAGAGTATGCAAATACAGTCCGGTGCCTTGAGGAGAGGCTCCACCCAGAACTGACGGGTCTTCACGATAGAACAAAATAATCAGAATAAAATCAAGACAACACTGCAGTCAGGATCTCAAATGAAATATGTATGGGAAACTGTTTACACAAGACTTAATAATTGTTCTGCCTttcttagatttttttaaataactttttGTCTTACATTTTCAGTTGTATATATTTTTGTCCTGTCATTAGCCTTATCTCAAGTGTCATTTTCCGGAATAGGCAATTAGAAAACAATCTCAATAGCATTTGAAATAGTATTAATTTGAAAAAATGTAACAGATTAGCTTGATGGGCAGCAACTTGCAGTCACCCTCCGCATGCGCGCACACACTTCCCTCTGTGTCTATATTGTGCAACCTTCAAGCCTACGTTTCATTGAtgagatgatgtgatgacagatGACTGAGCTTGCACCTTGGTTGTGTTGTATTTTCTTCCACTAACTAAACAgagagtctttctctctctctctgctctgactacagagaacacacagcCCAGAGGTGTCAAAACATGTCTGGAGGAGAAGTCATGGACATGTTGTGAAGTAAACCTGCAGGTGTTCATGGTATCCGAAATGACTGGATCTATGTAGGCTATTATATGATTCACATTTAATTCAGAAGCATTGGCAAACCTATTACAAACATATTGCCAACATAGGCCTATTTTCAAACATAGACATGTTTATCTATGCCTCTACTCTTTCCATCTTTGTGGGGATCCGGTGCGCATCGCTGTCGTTCCCTAACTCCGCCGACAGCTTCTGCTGTTCGGGTAGACCAGGCGGAGAGAGTGAGGTGGGCCTTCAGTATTTCAGTTCCTCCTCCTGTAGctgtctgtattctgtattctataTTTGGCCTTTGTTTTCTGTAACCCTCTTGAAGGGTTGCCATGGGTGACTTTGTTTTGGGAAACTCGGTGAGCGCGGTGCTCCATGTGGATGAGCTGCTATCTTTGGCAGCGGTAGATAGCAATCATCGCTCTGgcactctctctccacacacacacacgcacacacagacacacaccgcgTCCTCAGGCATCGCCCTCCTGTCGCCGACTCTATTTACTTTAAGGTCTCCCTGCCACTTACCCTGACACAGGTATGTCATCTACCATCTACACGCAGTGCAGTAGCCAGGGGAAGCGGCCTCGCGCCTATCGCTGGAGACAAACACTTTGTTTACGTTTCTATCCATCTCCATTAATGGCGTCCCGTATTGGATCAGTTTGTGTATAGGGAGAGACAGGGCGTTTGTTTAAAACGGTTAACTATCTCTAATGAGCGGTGATATGGAGACCTCAAAGTGATAGGAGTTCCTCTGTGTGTAAACCCAAACCCTGTTACTCTCTCCTCCCATTGAACTGCATCCTTTATTTGGGATTCTGTAATGGAAGGCCATGTTTACCATTGTATAGATTGGAAATTGGGTGGAAGTTACCATGAGAACACAGCAACATTTCCTCAACGACAAAAAGGAATTGAATAAGTGGCAATCGTCTATGTAATCAATGTTTTTAATTGGTCTAGGCCTACACCCAAGGACACATCGAATAAAGGAAAGTCAGTCGGCATGAATCTGATGAGTGAATATGGTTTGAAATAATGTGTGTACCTATAGCTGATTTACGAAATGTAAGTTTCCAGTTTATCATTCTGAATTTAAAACGTATTATCTTTCTTCTTCATCACAATATGCGTATCTAAATGATAATACATCGCTTTTTAAATTGCATTTTAACATTACAAGGCTATTAATACGAGATCAGTTCAGACTAAGCAGTATCCGTGTGGGCCCCACGCCCTCCGTGGATGCGCGATCAGACTGTTGTAGCGCGTTGTCTGGATAATGTCCGTGTCTGGCCGAAATTCTCCATTCTCCATTATGTATGTCTGAGTTCTGGCtcttgtctgtttctgtctgtcttcctggcCTGCTCTTCTATCTGACTCTCCCCTCTATCCGACTCTCCCCTCAACTCTCACACAGCGAGGGCTGGAAAACGGCCTTCAATGGCGATCAGTATGCTGGCAGAGCCATATCTTTTGGCAGGACTTTAACATATGCTCAGTAGAGAATAATTAGCATTTTGGGGGGAAATAAAATAGGCCTAATTATTTTTGTGTAAATCGTGTAATATTAAATGTTTCCAAAGTTGAATTGTATCTTTAGATTACAAATAATCAGCATAGGCCTAATTGACGGCCTGAATTTGTCTAAAGCAAACCAGAGACCAAACGCCCCTTCTCGAATACCTCTAAAAACCCAAAGCGCGCTTCTCAAAGGCCGATAAGAACATATCACGAAATAGGCCTACCCCTTCAACCACCGTCAGCCAAAGCATTTAAATAACTGTATACATAAATCCGAAATTAGTGCGCACATATGTATGTGTGGGCCTACTACAAACACAGCACACCTTTTAGAAATGAGATTGAAAGAACGCGGCTATTCATCAAAACCAGCCACAAACAATAGTCATAAGGCATTTGCAAGGTTTctttttctttctgtctttctttctttctgtctttctgtctttctttccttctccctcccacacacacacgcacacgcgcgcacacacacacacacacaattgcaaGTGTATTGTGTTTCCCTTAGCAAGTTCCCAAGAGAACGTTTATGCCCCTCGTGGTAATGGAATGTGGCGGTCCAATAGACAAACAAAGCAACATAGGACATTGAACTGTACCAACGCCCTCTTTCAGTTACAGTATATATCAGCCGCATTATAAACTATTTTCGAAACTGCGATGGAGAGTGTAAGGATACGGCAATTTTATTTTCCCTCAGAAAATATTATCAACACGTCTGATTTTTGATACCCAAATATTTCACTTTATTTGTCAATATATGCTAATTTTCTAAAAACCGCAGCGGGCATTGTTTAAGTGCAGAATATCTCAAATAAGTGACTAAAAAGGCAGCAGCAAATGGTCAATTCGAAATAACAACAAATAATCCTCACACATGTTCGGTCTTTTATTTAAGGAGTTTCTGTTATGTTGTTGAAGAATAATGTTTTCACTGGTAAAGACCAAGTAGGCTACTGGTAAAGTCATATTTCTGATGTAAATAGCTCAGATATAACCATTGCCAATGTTTGCCATTCACATCGTTGGTTCACGAGCACCCAACAGCTTTAAGGCCATATTACGCACGGTTGCGCATTCGTTTTAGTCCGTCTGCAATGTTGCCATAGTATATATCTATATCCAACAGTGACTCTGGAATAGTCCAACAacttttaaaaacatgtttttgccgCGTTGATGAGGAAACAACTAATATATTCGTACAAGGTGATCGAGTCTCAATATGACGGTTTTCAATGAGAAATCCTTCTATTTTGCTGCATGGGACACAGACAGGTTTTCCCTTATCCCAAAAATACTGTAGGCAAGTGATCGACGTGATCAACTGTTAATCAACAAGCAGATCATCACATTCAGCTACCATGCCCGAATGCCCTGCAGAGTTCCTTGGCAGGCTGTTCCCTGCGGTGTTTGGGCCTGAGATTGCGACGCGCCCAGGTTCGCCAGACCCATATTCATAAAAGCGTTAGCAGTAGAGTTGGGTGCTAGAGTAGGCAGGCTAGAGTACGTGCATGAGTATGTGTTAGTATACACTGGATTATTGTAGGAATAAGCCGGATAGCCGTTATAACTATAGGGGCTGGCCGCTCCAACACTGTAGGATGTATTATAGTTCTGAGATCCAGCCAGGCAGGGCTTCCCATCCCGCACCAGCACCGGGACTGCCACTCTCCTAGGTGGGGGAAGATGGTGAGGGTGTCCGGCCATTTCTAGGGTCTTGTCCTGCCGCTGCCGTTTACACTTATACCTCCTGTTCTGGAACCAGATTTTGACCTGTGTGGAGGTCAGTTTCAAAGTGTTCGCCAGGTGTTCCCTCTCCGGGGCGGATAGGTAACGCTGCTGCTTGAAGCGCCGCTCAAGCTCGAACACCTGCGCCTGGGAGAAGAGCACGCGCGGTTTCCGCCGGGTCCTCTGCTGTTTTGGGAGTCTCTCCAAGTCTGAGTGCGCCTGCGGGGACTCCTCACAGGCCCTCACCTCCATTGCGCCACAAGCTTctggagaaatagaggagagagggattttAGTAATCTAACTTTGACAGATTAATCGAAATGTGCTATACATAACAGATATTCTAATCCTGGAGGTCATGCTGTTTTTGCCTGTGTTTTCTATAATTCCCATAGGCACTGATTCAGACATTGGATACCAGCAGCGAGGATTATTTGGCTAATCAATTACACGAATATCAATTAACCACAAGGGGAAATTAAATCAGATACCCATGTTTGTTCTTGAAATAAAGTCGTTTTCATGTCGTCATGTCCTATGTGTTTCTTTTTTTAATCTTAATGGAATCCTCTGAATAAAGGGTAGGCCTAAATACATTAAATAATTAGGTAATATTCAAGCATATTCAATATGTAAATACATTAAATAATTAGGTAATATTCAAGCATATTCAATCAGTAAATACATTAAATAATTAGGTAATATTCAAACATATTCAATATGTAAATACATTAAATAATTAGGTAATATTCAAGCATATTCAATATGTAAATACATTAAATAATTAGGTAATATTCAAGCATATTCAATCAGTAAATACATTAAATAATTAGGGCCTAGTTAAAGTTGGTCCAACAACAAATAcggtagtctagtctagtcattTCAGCTCATTGTGTAGCCTAAGTGTGTAgctgacaacaacaaaacatggctctttaaattattttataaaacTGATCATTTAGGATTGTATTATATCTGGTGATTCGGTCATGCATAATTgtcaaaaacgtttttttttttcttctccaaaacGATGTATCCTTTATTTACATATCATCCCTGTAGGTAGATGATATCGTCGTTAACTGAAATAGTCTAGTCTGAGGTAGTCTAGTTAAATGGAAGAAGAAATATGCCTATATTTATGGGTGCATTGTGAGTGAATTATCATGCAACCGAATTTAATACATGAGACTGATAACCTAGACTAATGCAATCCTACTGAACCTAAAATAATATAATACAATACTTTCATTCTGAATTAAATGGATAGGCTATGTTGGTAATCCAGGAATCACCCACTCACTGGCGTCTATGTTCTCTTGCTCAACCTCCAGACTGGTGTCGGCTGAAATGAATATCTCCCCGGCTAGACCCGTCTCCACCAGCCGCTCCTGAACCGTCAGACTACTCAGGTAGGccattctctcctcttcttccgtGAGCCCGGGACTGGGGCTGTTCCTGTCCCTGCCGGCCAGCATACAAGACGGGGGCGACTGGAGGGTGTATTGGTGCTGCTGTGGACCCAGGTGAGAACGCTCATGGTGCGGCCCAAGGTGTGAGGCAAGCCGCTGTTGTTGAGCATGCTGCTGAAGCTCCAACTTCAGTATGTCCTTGACTGAGAACGGCGTGGTGGAGGCAGAAATAACAGGGCTAGGAAGCATTATTATCATAGGCTCCGATTCGTTCACATGAAGTAGGAATTATAGTCCCTTGCTGAAGTGGCTCATCCGAGCATAAAGAACTCCTCAAGCAGGTGTTTGTTTGGATAGACGGTATTGAAGGTAAACGGATCCAAAAGGGGGTCTATTCGTCTCTGAGAAAAAAACCTACAGTTGCCTAAAGGATTGCTGCGCCTTGCTTTTTATTCGTGGAGTTATGCGAAGGAGGACTGGCTTGTTTCGTGAAGTGACAGCTCTCATCTCTCTACTCTGTGCTCTCTGCCTtggctgctgtgtgtgtttagctAGCTGAGGGATTTGGTTAGACCCAGTTTCTGTTTTGTTGGCGGACCCAAGACGGACGCTCCTTTCCTCTGTTACGTCACGATAAAATGGGATGGGTGACTGCATGGCGCGAGGGCGCAAGCTCTTCTCTGTATTTAGCGTTTAGAGAAGATTATCAAGTAGCAACTATtgaaatgttttattatgttacagGATTCCTACGCCGAAATAAACACATCGCGTTATTTCAATTGGACATTTAAAAAGAAGTAGGATCTAGGCTAGAATAATGTGAATCTGGTATCAGCCCTCAGAAACGCTTCATGCAGTATCTGGACAGGTAGGAAACCTGTTTTAATCATGGTTTGCATATAGTCCACATTGAATTATGTATAGATGGAATAGTAACCGTATGAAACTATAATGAACTCAACATAGTTGCAGCCGTCCTCATTATACAAATAGAAGACGAATGTGTCGGTGTGTCTAGAGAGAGAaatttgagtcagtgtgtgtgcagGCCTGCACGGTTGAGACTGTTTCTTTTTGACTGTTTGAATAGGCTAATAAAACGTATCTGCTGATAAGAGGAATACGGATAGGTTATTAACGACAGCTTATTAACGACACATTCATTATCTGTTGCTATCAGTCTTGTTTCCGATTTAAAcgcactctgtatctctctcagGGCTACTCTTCCCATCATCACAAACTCATAGATAATACAAATCTCATTTCCCTCTTTCCACAcaccacatgtgtgtgtgtgtggagggggtgggggggatgggTACCTCGTATTTTTGAAAAACAAAATGCTGATATTTTCTCCGTACTTTAATACAACTAATAAATAAAGACTTACAAGGGAATCCTGGCAAACTATATAGCGCCGCAttaattcaaacacattttagtttCCATCACATCGGCGCTTAAAGTTGGAAgaaatatttccatttttttcatAGATTTGTGTTGAAAATATGACAATGAAACGTAGCCTATAGATTGTATTTATATTAAATTGATCCAAATTATAATAATAGGCATACGTATGAATAATAATATTAGGTCTACAGGCATTTACGCTGTTATTTCACAGTCTGTCATTTTGCATGCCTGTGTGAGTAATTCATTTCTCGTTTGAATTGATGAAGTCAAACATATAGCTCTGAAGTTCTTATACACATTGGCTCATCTAAATTGGAACAATTTCAATAATGTGTTGAATATATGTTTTTGGCCTAGTTGATTGGTTCACGACTGAAAGTTAAACACGCAGTTTATTATGTAGATTTTGGCTGCATGTGTATGTGGACAGGATCCAGACTTGACAGATTCTCACCCTATATTATCCACTGGGTCTGCTGACTCCACTCGCCTCTC
The sequence above is a segment of the Oncorhynchus kisutch isolate 150728-3 linkage group LG25, Okis_V2, whole genome shotgun sequence genome. Coding sequences within it:
- the LOC109882346 gene encoding homeobox protein zampogna, with the translated sequence MALGRPSFSINDILTRGRDTRDNIQISRDLTDLCALKLATINQDQPTESRDGTSRGPGSSTSDCSEEHKRDEMEMIHIRQGNIRSSPGLGDIRNPTSEAGSEESTGEETEYMSCRKDINNKQLPSLDQDKQREEEEEEEEERESSYSTVGQPISGNKKRSRAAFSHAQIYELERRFNVQRYLSGPERAGLAGALKLTETQVKIWFQNRRYKTKRRQMAAELASRNYSTPATLAKKVAVKVLVRDDQRQYGEDDLSSPPAMPLYPAYQYGYYPYMFCFQPWLSSNALCGGMH
- the LOC109882347 gene encoding homeobox protein Nkx-2.5-like, which codes for MIIMLPSPVISASTTPFSVKDILKLELQQHAQQQRLASHLGPHHERSHLGPQQHQYTLQSPPSCMLAGRDRNSPSPGLTEEEERMAYLSSLTVQERLVETGLAGEIFISADTSLEVEQENIDAKACGAMEVRACEESPQAHSDLERLPKQQRTRRKPRVLFSQAQVFELERRFKQQRYLSAPEREHLANTLKLTSTQVKIWFQNRRYKCKRQRQDKTLEMAGHPHHLPPPRRVAVPVLVRDGKPCLAGSQNYNTSYSVGAASPYSYNGYPAYSYNNPVYTNTYSCTYSSLPTLAPNSTANAFMNMGLANLGASQSQAQTPQGTACQGTLQGIRAW